The genomic segment AGCTCATTCAATTCGTTAGATACCGTTTCCATTAAACGGCTTATATTTTCCGGAGAAAAATCAAACTTCACTCCAGCAGCCTTATAAACTTCCGGAATAGATTTGGTATTACCTAAACTTAGGGCTTCTTTATAGTTTTTTAGTCCTAAACTTTCATTGTTCCGGTAGTTTTGCCATACCGCCAAAGCCCCCAATTGCGCAAATCCATACTCGATATAGTAAAAAGGCACTTCATAAATATGAAGCTGGTTTTGCCATTTTTTAGCCTGATAGGCTTCATAACCTGTCCAATTTACCAAAGCATCTACCTTGGAATTAATGGAAAGCCAATAAGCCCCCCTTTCTGCATCAGTATGATTAGGATTGACATAAAGCCAATGTTGGAATTTATCCACGGTGGCAATCCAAACCAAACCTGTAACAATCTTTTCCAATTGCTCAATTTTAGCCTTCTTTAAATCTTTTTCATTTTTATAAAACCTGGACCAATGTTCCATAGTTATCAATTCCATGGACATGGAAGCAAGTTCTGCTACTTCAGAAGGCATTCCTTTAAAATAGGTCAATTCTAAATCCCTGGTTAAAAAGGAATGAACAGCATGTCCGGCCTCATGAACAAAGGTCACTAAATCGCGTTGAGCCCCAACCGAATTCATAAATATAAATGGAACTCCGGTTTCATATAATGGGTAATTAAATCCTCCGGGTGCTTTACCCGGTTGACTTTCCAAACTAAGATGTCCCATTTCTTCCATAGTGGCAATACACTGACCAAAATAGGAATCAATATCCGTCAAGCAAGCAATACACCCTTCCAGCATTTCCTTTCCCGATTCAAAGGGCGTTAATGGCTTCCCTCCTACAGGCTCAGCATCCATGTCAAAAGGTCTTAGTTCCGGCAAACCAAGTTTCGATTTCTTGTTCTCCAGTATTTGACTATAGACAGGAACTACAAACTTTTCAACCGAGGAATGAAAATCTTCGCAATCTTTGACAGAATAATCAAACCTACCCAATTCGTCAAACATATAATCCCTGAAGTTGGAATAGCCTGCATTTAAGGCCAATTGATTACGCATTTCCTTTAATTCATCAAACAACTTATCCAATTCAGCAGCATGTTCCAAGCGTTTTGATACCAGCTTATTAAAAACGACTTCCCTTTCCCTTCTATCCGGATTTTTCAGCATAAAACTGGCTTTCTGCATGGTTAACTTTTTTCCATCATGCTCAATTTCCATGCTTGCTTGAATAGTGCCGTATTTTTGAGATTCGGTTGTTAGCCTTGCTTTTAGTGGAATGTTTTCTTCTCTAAAAAGCCTAGCTTCCATTTCAAGCCCTTTTAAGTATACCGAATAAGTTGAAGGATCCAATTCCTTAATTAAAGGAGAATCCAAAAATTTTTTGTTCAAATCATTTGATACAAGTGCAAATTTTGGCGATATATCTTCAATAAAGCTATTGAATTTTTCAGCCAATAATTCATCTCTGGTATCAATATTCATCCGAATATATCGCCAGGCAAGTTCTTCTTCCATAGCTGCATCCAATTCACTTCTATCTGATAACCAAGTTTTCAAATCGGATAATTGAACTAACTTCCTATTTTGTAAACTTTCAACAAATGGTAGAACTTCATTCCAGTCATCCAAATGGATGTTGGCGGGTAAAAACACCCTTTCCTTTTGCAAGGCTATGCTTGTATTTTCCATAATACTAAAAAAAAAGGAGGCAAAATGCCTCCTTATCTATAGGTTTAACTTCATTAACCGGTTTTTCTAACACCTGTCGATTTAGGAACTTTAGGTGCTTGTTTTACTGGCTTAGCGGCTTTTTCCGGAGCCTTTGATTTTACAGTACTTGCTTTTTTATCTGACTTTGCTACAACTTCCTTCTTCTCCTCCGCTACTTCCTCTGCCTCTTTTGAAGGAACCAAAGCTCCTGCACTTAGAAGCAAATTAAACCAGGCAAACAATTTCTTTAAATCTGAATTATATACTCGTCCGCGGTCAAAATTTGGCAGTACTTCTAACAAATAAGAAGCTAAAACCTCTGGATCTGATTTAGAATCAAGCGTTGTCTCTCCATTTGTTTTTTCATAAATCTTACCGAAAACTTCCTTTAAGGGAGTATCACCATCTACACAAAAAATACTGATGTCTTCCAAAGCCAATACCTTTTGATTAGCATAAGCCGGAATTCTTTTTTTGTCTACAAGCGACTCCACTATTAAACCATTTTTGGCTTGAGAAATAATCTTGTAGAGTCCTCCCTGACCAGAAATTGAAACGTAACCTTTTAAATCCATCCGAATAAAAATTGAGAGGCAAAGTTAAGCAAGTTTTGCCTTAACCTTAACTAAGTCAAAAAATTCATTGCAATTAGCAAAATTCTTCGAAAGCAGCCTTTAAGTTTCCGGCAATCATTTCGGCAGATCGTCCTTCAATATGGTGACGCTCCACAAAATGAACCAATTGTCCGTCTTTAAACAAAGCGATGGCCGGCGATGAAGGAGGATATGGTAAAAAGTGTTGACGTGCCTGAGCAACAGCCTCTTTATCAAAACCTGCAAATACAGTAGTTAATTTAGAAGGTTTTTTTTCTGTTGTTTGCAAAGCCAACTTTACACCCGGGCGAGCTGCACCTGCGGCACATCCGCATACGGAATTAACAACCATCAAATGAGTTCCTTGGGTGCTTATGGCAGTTTCTACTTCTGCCGGAGTGGTTAAATCTTCAAATCCTGCTGAAACTAAATCAGCTTTCATTGGCATAACAATTTGTTCTGGATACATAACTAATTTTTTTGCAAAGGTAAAACTAGATTCCTAAATCTGTCATGCCAATGATTGTTAAAGAACTCCATGATCTTGAATTTCAATACTTAGTAAACCAATACAAGTTGAGCAATCTTCACCGGACTTTTTCCTGTACAGTTAATTCTTAACCAAACCATTTACTCTGATTTAATGCCAATGCTTTTTTGAGAAATAGTACAAAACTCCATTGAAATTTAATGGCATGTACCGATGCTTATGCTATTTGCGACCCTTTAATCGAGACCTAATCGGAAGATGCTGAAAAACACACCAATTATTTATTTTCAATTACTTAAGTTCTTAATAGCCCCGGCTGGTTGCATTGATTTTTCTTAAAATACCACGAATTCATTGCAGGACAAAGATAGATACCGTGATACCGGACAATATATAGTCCAATTATGCTTCGAAATAGTTAGCCTAAACATCTTTTGAATTGGAAAAACATGTTGGATTAGAAAATAAACTTGGAGGTTGCGCATCGGGCAACGATAGAGGCAAGTAGCTCCAAGCCAACGAAGCGGTTTAGCGGAGTTGGCTTGGACTACAGCCGATAGCGTGACCCGAACGCCCGTGCAGGTTGTTTTGGATTTAATAAAAAGCTGGTTGGGCGGAGGGGGCCCGCATAAAAAGTATTAAAAAAAACTTGTCGTTTCCTTACTAATTAACTTTTCGGCATACCCCAAATAAACTATAGAATATTTGCAATTCGGTTTATATGCCAATACAAATCGGTATAAAATGAATGAGAGAATAAAAAACCTAGTCCAAAGTTGTTCATTTGTTAATATCCATTAGCCAGGTTTTGCCAACTTGTTAGTTTATTAAATTAAATGCATTGATTACTTTTGCCCATCTTCTGATGATGAACAAGACTCCTAATTTTTTCCGGTTACTTGCCGGGTTTGCTATTCTTATTTTTTCAGGTTGCGATAAAATCGAACCACCATTTACTGAAATTAACCAAGCTACAGGCCTTGATACGGTTACTTTCGAACCAGTGGCTAATCCTCAAAAAAGAATACTAATTGAAGATTTTACAGGACATTTATGTGGCAATTGCCCGTCTGCTGCCTCCATTGCCCATGATTTGCATGATCAATACGGTGAAAAGATTGTTATTATGGCTTTGCACGTCAGCGATCAATTTGCGGCCCCACTTAATGATGGTACCGGAGAATTTACCTATGATTTCAGAACAGAAGAAGGAACAGCCATAGACAATCACTTTAGTTGTTCCAATGCAGGATTACCTCAAGGGATGATTAATCGACGTACCTTTCAAGGATCAAAAGTATTGGATCGTTTCATTTGGGGCAGTGCTGTAGCTGATATCATAAACCAGGCTCCTCAGGCAGATATTCAGATTAAATCTTATTTAACCCAAACCGATAGCCTGGTAGCCTACGTTCAATGTACTTTTTTAGAAGATGTTTCAGACGAATACACCTTAGGAGTTTTTGCCGTGGAAGATAGCATCATCGATTGGCAAAAAGATTATTCTTTACCTCCTCCCAAAACCATCGAAAATTATGTACACATGCATGCGTTGAGAGATGCATTTGCAGGAGCTTTTGGTGAAAGTTTGGGAAGTAGCGGATTTAAAGCCAATGAAACTGTAAAAAAAGGATATTCATTGGTAAAGGGAAATGATTGGGTAGGTAAAAACCTTCGAGTAATTGCCTACCTTTATAAAACCAGCTCCGAAGAAATTATTCAAGTTAGCGAATCTTCCGTTATCCAAAAATAAACAATCAACCTTTGTTACTTTTTTTAGATAGCTTTAGATGGTTAGATGCAATCGATATTGTATTGGTTGCCCTAATCCTTTTTCAACTATATAACCTTATAAAGGGAACTGTTGCTATCAACATTTTTATAGGAATTTTATTAGTTTATCTGGTCTACTTAGTGGTTAGACTCTTAAAACTGGAATTACTTGAAAATTTATTAGGTCAGTTTGTTGGAATAGGAGCTATTGCCTTGGTGGTAGTTTTTCAACAAGAAATAAGACGTTTTTTAATTTTAATCGGAACCAATGGATTTGTTGGTGAACAAGGAGTTTTAAAAACCATCTTTTCTTCCAATTGGAAACTTAGGTCCGGAAGTAAATTAGAAATTGGAGCTATTACCAAATCGGTTGGTTCCATGGCAGATCAAAAAACAGGTGCTATCCTAATCATTGCCAATAAAAGCGAGTTAAATTTCTACATTAATACCGGCGATATTCTGGAAGCCCAGGTTTCATCCAGATTAATAGAAAGTATCTTTTTCAAAAATAGTCCCTTACACGACGGGGCTGTGATTATTTCAGGTAATATTATTAAAGCTGCACGTTGTGTATTGCCAGTAAGCGAAAATGAGAATTTCCCGGGAAATTTGGGTATGCGACATCGGGCAGCCGTTGGGATAACAGAAAATTCCGATGCCATTGCCATAGTGGTGAGCGAACAAAGTGGTGAAATTGCCATTGCAAAAAATGGCAACCTGAGTTTAAATATCAGCAGAGAAGAACTTAAACGGATTTTAGAAGAAGAAGGCCAATAACATGAACCAACTATTTTTAGATAAAACAACGGCCATTGAAGCGGAACTAATCTCCATTCGCCGTCATTTGCACCAATTTCCGGAACTTTCTTTTGTTGAATATAAAACCTCTGAATTTATTCAAGCCAAATTAACTGAATGGAATATTCCATTTACCACCGGTTGGGCTAAAACAGGTATTGTTGGGGTGCTTCATGGTAAAAATCCTGAATCAAAATGCATTGCGCTTCGTGCTGACATCGATGCACTGCCTATTCAGGAACTTAACCAGGTGGATTATAAATCCTGCAACAACGGAGTGATGCATGCATGCGGACACGATGTTCACAGCACCTGCCTTTTGGGAGCCATTCAGGTTCTATACCAAACCAGAAATGAATGGGAAGGTACCGTGAAATTTATTTTCCAACCGGGAGAAGAAAAATTACCCGGAGGCGCTTCTATTCTTATTCAAGAAGGAGTACTTCAAAATCCCAAACCCGACGCAATTATCGGATTGCATGTTTTACCCCAAATGGAAACGGGTTTTTTGGGACTTAAGCCCGGTATGTTTATGGCTTCGTCGGATGAGATTTACTTGACCATTAAAGGTAAAGGCGGACACGGTGCCTTGCCTCAAACATTGATTGATCCGGTGCTGATTTCAGCTCATGTACTCATTGCCCTCCAACAAATTGTTTCCAGAAACGCCTCCCCTATTGTTCCCAGCGTTTTGTCGTTCGGTAAAATTATTGGAAACGGCGCAACCAATGTTATTCCGGATGAAGTAACCATCGAAGGTACTTTCCGCACTTTTGACGAAACCTGGCGTGAAAGAGCCCACCAAAAAATTCATGAGATTTGCTCGGGTATTTGTACAAGTTTCGGTGCCAGCTGTGATGTAAACATTGTTAAAGGCTATCCTTTCCTTGTCAACGATGAAAAAATTAGTCAACAAGTTGAAAAAAGTTTAAAATCCACCTTTGGGGAGGATCAAATTCTTTCACTGGAAACCCGCATGACTGCTGAGGATTTTGCCTACTACTCCCAAGAAATCCCGGCCTGCTTTTTTCGTTTAGGTACAGGAAACTATTCGAAAGGTATTACTGCCGGAATTCATACTGCCACCTTTGATGTGGATGAACGTTGCCTGCTAATCGGAACTCGGGCTTTATTGGCTTCTGTTCTTGGAATTCATACAGCTTAAGTCCAACTTTCTACCACCCGGTTAATAAAAAGCACTCGAATGTTGGTTAGATTAATCCTTAATTTTCAATCTGTTACAACTGGTTTCTAGATTTTTTAGGTCTGTTTTAAAATTCACACCTTTTTATACATTATTTATGTATACTTTCGCACCTCCAAAAAAATTCGCTTAATCTAATCCTGAAGATACGAAATGAGGCAGCTAAAGATTACCAAATCCATTACCAATAGAGAAAGTCAATCCCTTGAGAAATATCTACAAGAAATCGGTCGAGAAGGGCTTATTACCGCAGAAGAAGAAGTGGTTTTAGCCAAGAAAATTAAAGAAGGTGACCAATTAGCTCTTGAAAAACTTACCAGAAGTAATTTACGTTTTGTTGTTTCGGTTGCAAAACAATACCAAAACCAAGGCTTAAGTCTACCCGACTTAATTAACGAAGGTAATCTTGGATTAATTAAAGCCGCTCAGCGTTTCGATGAAACCAGGGGTTTTAAGTTCATTTCCTATGCGGTATGGTGGATTCGTCAATCTATCCTGCAAGCTATCGCAGAGCAATCTCGTATTGTTCGTTTGCCTCTTAACCAAGTGGGTTCTCTGAATAAAATCAACAAAGCTTTTTCCAAATTGGAACAAGAATTTGAAAGAGAACCATCTCCAGAAGAATTGGCAAAAGTATTGGAACTGCCCGAAGATAAAATCGCCGATACCATGAAAGTTTCCGGACGCCATGTTTCAGTGGATGCTCCGTTAATCAATGGCGAAGAAAGCAGCTTGTTGGATGTAATGGTTAACCACGACTCTCCGCGCGCCGACCAACACTTGATGACCGAATCGCTTCAACGTGAAATTGAGCGTTCCCTAAGTACCCTTACCGATCGTGAAAGAGAAGTGGTAAAAATGTTTTATGGCATTGGCTATAACCACGGACTTACCCTCGATGAAATTGGAGCTAAATTTGACCTGACTCGTGAACGAGTTCGACAAATTAAAGAAAAGGCTATTCGCCGCCTTCGCCATACATCGCGTAGCAAATTATTAAAAGCCTACCTGGGCTAAACCTTACGAACGGAGTGCTTTTTGCCTCCGTTTTTTGTTTTATTTTGTCTCTAACAAACCAATAATACACCTCACAAAATGGATACCTTAACCCCAAATCCTAAAGTAAGTTTTGAAAATGAACTTCACGGCTGGATCGGCCAGGAAAAAGCTGCCGTTGAACTTATCAACATGATTGCTACTATGTGGTACGACCGCTCCGTTGAATTGGTTATTTTCAGAAATACAATCTACAACAAAGGTGCTGCCGAAATTCTTAGCCTGCACACCTATGCCGACCAGGTTATGCACCTGCCTATTTCTATTTTCGATACCCTCGAAGTTGTTCGAACCTTGTTTAACACCGAACTCTCTCCTTCCCGTATCGATATTGGCAGATTAACAGCAGAATACACCAAAGAAAAAGCAAACTTCGAATCCACCCAGGCCTTTATTGGTTCCAAACTTGGATTCATGATAGGTAAAGAAAAAAGAGTTTTAGTACCTAAAGATGTGGTATTATACGGTTTTGGACGTATCGGTCGTCTTGCTGCCCGCGAACTTATTTCCCAAGCAGGAAAAGGTGAACAGCTAAGACTTAGAGCCATTGTTACACGTACCAATTCTGATTCAGATATCATTAAACGTGCTGCACTGCTAAGAAAAGACAGCGTGCATGGTCCTTTCCACGGAAATATCATCGAAGATCTTCAAAACAAAGCCATTATTATTAATGGACACGTGGTTCAAATGATCGCAGCAAATAACCCGGAAGATATTGATTACGAAAGCTATGGAATTACCAATGCTTTGGTAATTGACAATACCGGAGTTCTTCGTGACAGAGATGGACTAAGCCGCCACCTAAAATCAAAAGGGGTTAGCAAAGTACTTCTTACAGCTCCCGGTAAAGGAAATATTCCTAACATTGTTCATGGAGTTAATCATGAGAAATTTGATATCAATAATGAACAAATTTTCTCTGCAGCTTCTTGTACTACCAATGCCATTATCCCTCCTCTTAAAGTAATGAATGAAAAGTTCGGTATTATTAAAGGACATATCGAAACCATTCACTCCTACACCAACGACCAAAACCTTCTCGACAACTTCCACAAAAAGGAAAGAAGAGGCCGTTCAGCCGCGCTTAACATGGTTTTAACCGAAACAGGTGCCAATTCCGCTATCACCAAAGTTCTTCCTGAACTTTCCGGTAAATTTACAGCCAATGCCGTTCGAGTACCAACCCCAGACGTTTCTTTGGCCATTCTAAATCTTACTTTAAACCGAGAAACTTCTGTTGCCGAAGTAAATGAAGCTCTTCGGGATGCCGCTTTAAATGGTGACCTCGTTGAACAACTTCAGTTTTCTACCGATGAAGAATTGGTATCCTCTGACTTAATCGGAAACTCCTGCGCCAGTATTATCGATGCGCCAAATACCATTTTGAGCGAAGATAAACGCAGCGTGGTGGTTTACGCCTGGTACGACAATGAATATGGCTATACCCGTCAGGTAATTCGTTTGGCAAAACACTTAGCCGACGTAGTTCGCTTGAGGTATTACTAATCCAACTTGACCTACTTTCTAAAGACTGTCTTTTTAGGCAGTCTTTTTTTTTATTATATCAATTTGGCGGGCCCCATTCGCCACCAAAATCAGGTTGAATTCCCAACATTCACATAGGCGAATGGTCGGGCTATCGGCTGTAGTCCAAGTCCACTCCGCTAAATCGCTGCGTTTACTTGGAGCTACTTGCCTCTATCCCTGCCCGACGCAACTACAACTATTATCAAACATCTTAATTTAGTATTCCAAACAAGAATTTAGTTCGTTTAAGAAATCCCGATTAGTACCATATCAAGTAATAAGCAACTTGAATAGAAGAACTACCTATTAACTTAGCAACACGTATTAATCTTAAATATTTGCTTTCTATCCGGTTAATTAAAAGGGAATCCTAGGTATTAATATTACCTAAACAGAGGTATTTGATTATCAGATACTCATCCAAACCATACTTGCTCCCTTCCCTTCCAAATCCACTTTCCTTAATTCCACCAAACGGACCAATTTCGTTGGAAATGATACCTTCATTAATTCCAACGATACCATATTCCAAAGCTTCTGAAATCCTCCAAAAACGGTTTAGATCACGGGTATATAAATAGGCAGCCAATCCATAAGGAGTATCATTGGCCATTTCAATAGCTTCCACTTCTGTTTCAAAAGAATATATCACACTCACCGGTCCAAAAATCTCCTCCCGGGCCAATTGCATAGATGAATTTCCATTTAACAAAACTACCGGCTGGTATAACAAATGTTCAGAATCTACACGCTTTCCCGGCAGAACAGTTTCTGCTCCCAACGAAATTGCATTTTCTACTAACTCTTCCACTTTTTTAACAGCCTCTTCATTAATCAATGGGCCTAACTGAACCCCTTGATCCAGCCCATTCCCTAAAACCAATTTTTTACTTTCTTCGGCCAAACGTTGAGCAAATAATCGGGCCTTGGAACTATGAACTATAAACCGATTTGTACAAACACAGGTTTGTCCGGCATTTCGGTATTTACTGGCTATGGCTCCTTGAATAGCTAATTCCAGGTCAGCATCTTCAAAAACCAAAAAAGGGGCATTTCCACCCAATTCCAACGATAGCTTTTTTACAGTACCTGCAGCCATACTCATCAATCTTTTTCCGATTTCTGTACTTCCGGTGAAGCTTACTTTTTTAATCCGCTTATCGGTACATAATTTCTCCCCAATGCTACCCGAATGTGTGGAAGTTACCACATTAATCTCCCCATTGTTTAAACCGGCTTCCAAGGCTAGTTGGGCAAGGGCAAGGGAGGTTAATGGAGTATGCTGGCTTGGCTTAAGTACAACGGTACAACCGGCTGCAAGAGCAGGAGCAAGTTTTCGAGTTACCATGGCCGCAGGGAAATTCCAAGGAGTAATTGCAGCGACCACACCAACCGGTTGTTTTAAGGTTATTATGCGATGAGTTGGAGATGGATGAGCCATAGTATCCCCATAAATTCGTTTAGCCTCTTCAGAAAACCATTCGATAAAACTTGCCGCATATCGAATTTCGGCTTCAGCTTCGGCCAATGGTTTACCTTGTTCTTTGGTAAGGATGAAAGCTAAATCAGGCAGAGCTTCCATTACCCGGTTATACCAATTTCTGAGAATTTCTGAACGTTGCTTACCTGATTTCGACTTCCAAAAAACCTGGGCTTTTTCAGCACTCGCAATGGCCCAATCAGCCACCTGTAAATTAGCATTTCCTACTTCTCCAACAATTTCAGAATTGGCTGGATTGGAAACATTAAAATAGTCACCGGAATCTCCATCTATCCATTTTCCGCCAATACAAAATTGTCGTGAAAACAATCGATCATGCATTGTAATTCAATTTATTCAACCATTCTATCGCCTTTTCTACTTCTTGGGGTTTTACAGTAGTAGAAATAAACCATTCACCGGGTTTTCGGATAAGTACAAACTGCCAGGCATTATGCAAGTTCTTTTTATCTTGGGTAAGGAATGCAATTACCTTGTTAACTTCATCCATTCGAATGGTTTGCCAGCTAAAGAGGTGTTTAAGAGCAGGAACTAAAATATCTAAA from the Bacteroidia bacterium genome contains:
- a CDS encoding M3 family oligoendopeptidase; the protein is MENTSIALQKERVFLPANIHLDDWNEVLPFVESLQNRKLVQLSDLKTWLSDRSELDAAMEEELAWRYIRMNIDTRDELLAEKFNSFIEDISPKFALVSNDLNKKFLDSPLIKELDPSTYSVYLKGLEMEARLFREENIPLKARLTTESQKYGTIQASMEIEHDGKKLTMQKASFMLKNPDRREREVVFNKLVSKRLEHAAELDKLFDELKEMRNQLALNAGYSNFRDYMFDELGRFDYSVKDCEDFHSSVEKFVVPVYSQILENKKSKLGLPELRPFDMDAEPVGGKPLTPFESGKEMLEGCIACLTDIDSYFGQCIATMEEMGHLSLESQPGKAPGGFNYPLYETGVPFIFMNSVGAQRDLVTFVHEAGHAVHSFLTRDLELTYFKGMPSEVAELASMSMELITMEHWSRFYKNEKDLKKAKIEQLEKIVTGLVWIATVDKFQHWLYVNPNHTDAERGAYWLSINSKVDALVNWTGYEAYQAKKWQNQLHIYEVPFYYIEYGFAQLGALAVWQNYRNNESLGLKNYKEALSLGNTKSIPEVYKAAGVKFDFSPENISRLMETVSNELNELRK
- a CDS encoding DUF5606 domain-containing protein, whose amino-acid sequence is MDLKGYVSISGQGGLYKIISQAKNGLIVESLVDKKRIPAYANQKVLALEDISIFCVDGDTPLKEVFGKIYEKTNGETTLDSKSDPEVLASYLLEVLPNFDRGRVYNSDLKKLFAWFNLLLSAGALVPSKEAEEVAEEKKEVVAKSDKKASTVKSKAPEKAAKPVKQAPKVPKSTGVRKTG
- a CDS encoding BrxA/BrxB family bacilliredoxin; translated protein: MYPEQIVMPMKADLVSAGFEDLTTPAEVETAISTQGTHLMVVNSVCGCAAGAARPGVKLALQTTEKKPSKLTTVFAGFDKEAVAQARQHFLPYPPSSPAIALFKDGQLVHFVERHHIEGRSAEMIAGNLKAAFEEFC
- a CDS encoding Omp28-related outer membrane protein, which translates into the protein MMNKTPNFFRLLAGFAILIFSGCDKIEPPFTEINQATGLDTVTFEPVANPQKRILIEDFTGHLCGNCPSAASIAHDLHDQYGEKIVIMALHVSDQFAAPLNDGTGEFTYDFRTEEGTAIDNHFSCSNAGLPQGMINRRTFQGSKVLDRFIWGSAVADIINQAPQADIQIKSYLTQTDSLVAYVQCTFLEDVSDEYTLGVFAVEDSIIDWQKDYSLPPPKTIENYVHMHALRDAFAGAFGESLGSSGFKANETVKKGYSLVKGNDWVGKNLRVIAYLYKTSSEEIIQVSESSVIQK
- the cdaA gene encoding diadenylate cyclase CdaA gives rise to the protein MLLFLDSFRWLDAIDIVLVALILFQLYNLIKGTVAINIFIGILLVYLVYLVVRLLKLELLENLLGQFVGIGAIALVVVFQQEIRRFLILIGTNGFVGEQGVLKTIFSSNWKLRSGSKLEIGAITKSVGSMADQKTGAILIIANKSELNFYINTGDILEAQVSSRLIESIFFKNSPLHDGAVIISGNIIKAARCVLPVSENENFPGNLGMRHRAAVGITENSDAIAIVVSEQSGEIAIAKNGNLSLNISREELKRILEEEGQ
- a CDS encoding amidohydrolase — translated: MNQLFLDKTTAIEAELISIRRHLHQFPELSFVEYKTSEFIQAKLTEWNIPFTTGWAKTGIVGVLHGKNPESKCIALRADIDALPIQELNQVDYKSCNNGVMHACGHDVHSTCLLGAIQVLYQTRNEWEGTVKFIFQPGEEKLPGGASILIQEGVLQNPKPDAIIGLHVLPQMETGFLGLKPGMFMASSDEIYLTIKGKGGHGALPQTLIDPVLISAHVLIALQQIVSRNASPIVPSVLSFGKIIGNGATNVIPDEVTIEGTFRTFDETWRERAHQKIHEICSGICTSFGASCDVNIVKGYPFLVNDEKISQQVEKSLKSTFGEDQILSLETRMTAEDFAYYSQEIPACFFRLGTGNYSKGITAGIHTATFDVDERCLLIGTRALLASVLGIHTA
- a CDS encoding RNA polymerase sigma factor RpoD/SigA, which codes for MRQLKITKSITNRESQSLEKYLQEIGREGLITAEEEVVLAKKIKEGDQLALEKLTRSNLRFVVSVAKQYQNQGLSLPDLINEGNLGLIKAAQRFDETRGFKFISYAVWWIRQSILQAIAEQSRIVRLPLNQVGSLNKINKAFSKLEQEFEREPSPEELAKVLELPEDKIADTMKVSGRHVSVDAPLINGEESSLLDVMVNHDSPRADQHLMTESLQREIERSLSTLTDREREVVKMFYGIGYNHGLTLDEIGAKFDLTRERVRQIKEKAIRRLRHTSRSKLLKAYLG
- a CDS encoding glyceraldehyde-3-phosphate dehydrogenase, with amino-acid sequence MDTLTPNPKVSFENELHGWIGQEKAAVELINMIATMWYDRSVELVIFRNTIYNKGAAEILSLHTYADQVMHLPISIFDTLEVVRTLFNTELSPSRIDIGRLTAEYTKEKANFESTQAFIGSKLGFMIGKEKRVLVPKDVVLYGFGRIGRLAARELISQAGKGEQLRLRAIVTRTNSDSDIIKRAALLRKDSVHGPFHGNIIEDLQNKAIIINGHVVQMIAANNPEDIDYESYGITNALVIDNTGVLRDRDGLSRHLKSKGVSKVLLTAPGKGNIPNIVHGVNHEKFDINNEQIFSAASCTTNAIIPPLKVMNEKFGIIKGHIETIHSYTNDQNLLDNFHKKERRGRSAALNMVLTETGANSAITKVLPELSGKFTANAVRVPTPDVSLAILNLTLNRETSVAEVNEALRDAALNGDLVEQLQFSTDEELVSSDLIGNSCASIIDAPNTILSEDKRSVVVYAWYDNEYGYTRQVIRLAKHLADVVRLRYY
- a CDS encoding NAD-dependent succinate-semialdehyde dehydrogenase translates to MHDRLFSRQFCIGGKWIDGDSGDYFNVSNPANSEIVGEVGNANLQVADWAIASAEKAQVFWKSKSGKQRSEILRNWYNRVMEALPDLAFILTKEQGKPLAEAEAEIRYAASFIEWFSEEAKRIYGDTMAHPSPTHRIITLKQPVGVVAAITPWNFPAAMVTRKLAPALAAGCTVVLKPSQHTPLTSLALAQLALEAGLNNGEINVVTSTHSGSIGEKLCTDKRIKKVSFTGSTEIGKRLMSMAAGTVKKLSLELGGNAPFLVFEDADLELAIQGAIASKYRNAGQTCVCTNRFIVHSSKARLFAQRLAEESKKLVLGNGLDQGVQLGPLINEEAVKKVEELVENAISLGAETVLPGKRVDSEHLLYQPVVLLNGNSSMQLAREEIFGPVSVIYSFETEVEAIEMANDTPYGLAAYLYTRDLNRFWRISEALEYGIVGINEGIISNEIGPFGGIKESGFGREGSKYGLDEYLIIKYLCLGNINT